From Streptomyces sp. NBC_01754, a single genomic window includes:
- a CDS encoding histidine triad nucleotide-binding protein: MAGEPQSDCLFCKIVTGDIPATIVRESGTTVAFRDINPQAPTHVLVIPKVHYPDAASLAEAEPRIAADMLREAGLVAADEKIVESGYRIVLNTGSGAGQTVFHAHAHVLGGRGMQWPPG; this comes from the coding sequence ATGGCGGGAGAACCGCAGTCCGACTGCCTGTTCTGCAAGATCGTCACGGGTGACATCCCGGCGACCATCGTCCGCGAGAGCGGGACGACCGTCGCCTTCCGCGACATAAACCCCCAGGCGCCCACCCACGTCCTGGTCATCCCCAAGGTGCACTACCCGGACGCCGCCTCGCTCGCCGAGGCCGAACCGCGGATCGCCGCGGACATGCTGCGCGAGGCCGGACTGGTCGCCGCCGACGAGAAGATCGTCGAGAGCGGCTACCGCATCGTCCTCAACACCGGTTCCGGAGCCGGCCAGACCGTCTTCCACGCGCACGCGCACGTCCTGGGCGGACGCGGCATGCAGTGGCCCCCCGGCTAG
- a CDS encoding ribonuclease Z, which translates to MSVRELVVLGTASQVPTRHRNHNGYLLRWDGEGILFDPGEGTQRQMLRAGVAAHDIDRICVTHFHGDHSLGLAGVIQRINLDRVPHPVTAHYPASGQRFFDRLRYSTAYRETVELTEAPVAADGTLATTAAYTLEGRRLSHPVESYGYRLTEPDRRRMLPAKLAGHGIAGSDVGRIQRDGVLRGVTLDQVSEPRRGQRFAFVMDTRLCDGAFALAEGCDMLVIESTFLDEDGQLAADHGHLTAGQAARVAKESRVRHLVLTHFSQRYHDPQLFEDQARAAGFEGELTIAQDLITVPVPTRHP; encoded by the coding sequence GTGTCCGTACGCGAACTCGTCGTCCTCGGCACCGCCAGCCAGGTGCCGACCCGGCACCGCAACCACAACGGCTACCTGCTGCGCTGGGACGGCGAGGGCATCCTCTTCGACCCGGGCGAGGGCACGCAGCGCCAGATGCTGCGGGCGGGTGTCGCCGCCCACGACATCGACCGGATCTGCGTCACGCACTTCCACGGGGACCACTCGCTGGGCCTGGCCGGGGTGATCCAGCGGATCAACCTCGACCGGGTCCCGCACCCCGTGACCGCCCACTACCCGGCGAGCGGGCAGCGCTTCTTCGACCGGCTGCGGTACTCCACCGCCTACCGCGAGACCGTCGAGCTGACCGAGGCACCCGTCGCCGCCGACGGAACCCTCGCCACCACCGCCGCGTACACCCTGGAGGGCCGCAGGCTCTCCCACCCCGTCGAGTCCTACGGCTACCGGCTCACCGAACCCGACCGGCGGCGGATGCTCCCCGCGAAGCTCGCCGGGCACGGCATCGCGGGATCCGACGTCGGACGGATCCAGCGGGACGGGGTCCTTCGCGGCGTCACCCTCGACCAGGTCTCCGAGCCCCGCCGCGGCCAGCGGTTCGCGTTCGTCATGGACACCAGGCTCTGCGACGGCGCCTTCGCGCTCGCCGAGGGATGCGACATGCTGGTCATCGAGTCGACGTTCCTCGACGAGGACGGACAACTCGCCGCCGACCACGGACACCTCACCGCCGGCCAGGCGGCCCGGGTCGCGAAGGAGTCCCGCGTACGGCACCTCGTGCTCACGCACTTCTCCCAGCGCTACCACGACCCCCAGCTCTTCGAGGACCAGGCCAGAGCGGCCGGCTTCGAAGGCGAACTCACCATCGCCCAGGACCTGATCACGGTCCCGGTACCCACCCGCCACCCGTAA